Proteins encoded in a region of the Xiphophorus couchianus chromosome 11, X_couchianus-1.0, whole genome shotgun sequence genome:
- the LOC114153050 gene encoding claudin-3-like, which yields MSMGLEIVGIALGFLGLILAMVTCALPMWRVTAFIGANIVTAQNIWEGLWMNCVTQSTGQMQCKVYDSMLALTQDLQASRAMTIIAIILGVLGVMISIVGAKCTNCIEDEAGKAKVMIISGIFFVLAGILVLIPVSWSAHVIIREFYDPLLVNAQKREIGASLYIGWGSATLCLIGGAMLCSRCPPQDKYKAPRMAYNAPRSVSAGGYDKKDYV from the coding sequence ATGTCGATGGGTTTGGAGATTGTGGGCATTGCCCTTGGATTCCTTGGGCTCATTCTTGCGATGGTGACGTGTGCTCTCCCAATGTGGAGGGTGACAGCCTTCATCGGCGCCAACATCGTCACTGCTCAGAACATCTGGGAGGGCTTGTGGATGAACTGCGTCACCCAGAGCACAGGTCAGATGCAGTGCAAGGTCTATGACTCCATGCTAGCCTTGACTCAGGACCTCCAAGCCTCCAGGGCAATGACGATCATCGCCATTATTCTCGGAGTGCTGGGCGTCATGATCTCCATCGTTGGAGCCAAGTGCACCAACTGCATCGAAGACGAGGCAGGCAAGGCCAAAGTGATGATCATCTCTGGGATTTTCTTTGTTCTCGCCGGCATTTTGGTGCTGATCCCGGTGTCTTGGTCTGCCCACGTAATCATCCGGGAATTTTATGACCCTTTGTTGGTCAATGCTCAGAAAAGAGAGATTGGGGCTTCGCTCTACATTGGTTGGGGTTCAGCCACCCTGTGCCTGATTGGAGGGGCCATGCTATGCAGCCGCTGTCCGCCCCAAGACAAGTACAAGGCACCTCGGATGGCGTACAACGCCCCACGCAGCGTCAGTGCTGGAGGGTACGACAAAAAAGACTACGTCTGA